A genomic region of Pseudorca crassidens isolate mPseCra1 chromosome 10, mPseCra1.hap1, whole genome shotgun sequence contains the following coding sequences:
- the STAB1 gene encoding stabilin-1 isoform X1 yields the protein MAGPQDHLLLCLLVLCLAGFSFIGGQKVQSRRCDMKTRFVTHIPCTPCPAIKKRVCPSGWLREFPEKISQDCRYEVQLGDSLLSVSGCSVECSKDVVQKACCPGYWGSQCYECPGGAETPCNSHGTCLDGIDRNGTCVCQENFSGSACQECRDPNRFGPDCQSVCSCVHGVCRHGPLGDGSCLCFAGFTGPHCDQELPVCQALNCPQNSQCSAETPTCSCLPGHTQQGGECLAPDPCQPSPCSPVAQCSVSPRGQAQCRCPENYHGDGTVCLPQDPCTTNNGGCPSNSTLCLYKRPGQASCSCKPGLVSTNRNASAGCFAYCFPYSCDRSATCQVTPDGKTSCVCKDGEVGDGRACYGHLLHEVQKASQTSMTLLRLRVAFAMLDQGCREILSTSGPFTVLAPSISSRTMNASLAQQLCRQHIIAGQHMLEESGTQPTRRWWTLAGQEITVTFGRFRQKYTYKYKDQPQQTFTIHKANYPAANGIFHVVTALRWQPPPELPEDPKRTIGQILASTEAFTRFETILENCGLPSFLDGPGPFTVFAPSNEAVDGLRDGRLVYLFTAGLSKLQELVRYHVYSHGQLTVEKLISKGRVLTMANQVLAVNISEEGRILLGPEGVPLRRVDVLAANGVIHMLEGILLPPTILPILPKLCNEEQHKVVAGSCVDCQALNTSMCPPNSVKLDISPEECVYIHDPTGLNVLKKGCAHYCNQTILKPGCCKGFFGPDCVQCPGGFSNPCYGKGNCSDGVQGSGACLCFPDYKGIACHICSNPNKHGDQCRQDCGCVHGLCDNRPGSGGVCQRGTCAPGFSGRFCNESTGICGPTEQAQQCHPHARCVNQGDVARCLCLDGFEGDGFSCTPSNPCSRPDRGGCSENAECVPGAPGTHHCTCHKGWSGDGRVCVAIDECELDVRGGCHADALCSYVGPGQSQCTCKLGFAGDGYVCSPIDPCRAGNGGCHDLATCRAVGGGQRVCTCPPGYGGDGFSCYGDIFQELEANAHFSIFYQWIKGAGITLPADSRVTALVPSESAIRRLSPEDQAFWLQPRMLPQLVRAHFLQGALSEEELARLDGQSIATLSPTARWEIHNISGRVWVQNASVDVADLLATNGVLHVVSQVLLPPRGDVLGGQGLLQQLDSVPAFRLFRELLQRHRLVPQIEAATAYTIFVPTNHSLEAQANSSGLDLDIVRHHVILGEALSTEALRRGGHRNSLLGPTHWLVFYNHSGQPEVNHVPLEGPVLEAPGRSLFGLSGVLTVGSSRCLHSHAEALREKCVNCTRKFRCTQGYQLEDTPKKSCVYRSGYSFSRGCSYTCAKKIQVPDCCPGFFGTLCEPCPGGLGGVCSGHGQCQDRLLGSGECRCHEGFHGTACEMCELGRYGPNCTGVCDCAHGLCQEGLRGDGSCVCNVGWQGLRCDQKITGPQCPQKCDPNANCVQDLAAAPACVCAAGYSGDGIYCAVVDPCAHDHGGCSPHANCTNVAPGQRTCTCLDGYTGDGELCQEVNGCLIHHGGCHMHAECIPTGPQQVSCSCREGYSGDGIRTCVLLDPCSQNNGGCSPYAVCKSTGDGQRMCTCDAVHTVGDGFTCRARVGLELLRDKHASFFSLHLLEYKELKGDGPFTIFVPHADLMTNVSQDELARIRANRQLVFRYHVAGCRQLRSQELLEEGYATTLSGHPLRFSEREGNIYINDFARLVSSDHEAVNGVLHFIDRVLLPPEALHWEPDAAPIPQRNFTAAAESFGYKIFSGLVTMAGLLPLLRDSFHRPFTMLWPTDSALQALPPDRQVWLYHKDHRDKLAAIVRGHVIRNVEALASDLPNLGPLRTMHGTPISFSCSRARPGELTVGEEDARIVQRHLPFEGGLAYGIDQLLEPPGLGARCDRFETRPLWLKVCSVCGLEPPCPEGSQEQGSPEGCWRYFSKFWTSPPLHSLALRSVWARPSHWGQPQGLGRGCYRNCVTTTWKPSCCPGHYGSECRACPGGASSPCNGHGTCMDGMSGSGNCRCHSRFAGMACELCAPGAFGPLCQACNCTSHGHCDEGLGGSGSCFCDEGWTGPHCEVQLELQPVCAPPCASQAVCRAGHSCECSLGYEGDGRTCTVVDLCQHGRGGCSEHANCSQVGTVVTCTCLPDYEGDGWSCRARNPCEDGHRGGCSEHADCLSTGPNTRRCACHAGYVGDGLQCLEEPEPPVDRCLDQPPPCHVDAVCTDLHFQEKRAGVFHLQAPSGSYSLNFSQAEAACGAQGAVLASLPQLSAAQQLGFHLCLVGWLANGSAAHPVVFPAADCGDGQVGVVSLGARENLSECWDAYCYRMQDVACRCRDGFVGDGASVCNGKLLDVLATTANFSTFYGMLLGYANATPRGLDFLDFLDDELTYKTLFVPVNEGFMDNLTLSGPDLELHASNTTFLSTNASQGTLLPAHSGLSLIISDMGPDNSSQAPVVPGAVVVSHVIVWDIVAFNGIIHTLASPLLAPPQPRAVLAPEAPPVAAGAGAVVAAGALLGLAAGALYLRARSRSAGFGFSAFQAEDDAADDFSPWQEGTSPTLVSVPNPVFGSHDAFCEPFDSSPQDALLEDDFPDTQRILEVK from the exons ATGGCAGGGCCCCAGGACCACCTCCTGCTCTGCCTGCTGGTCCTCTGCCTGGCAGGCTTCAGCTTCATCGGGGGGCAGAAG GTACAGTCCAGACGCTGCGACATGAAGACCAGGTTTGTCACTCACATACCCTGCACCCCGTGCCCTGCCATCAAGAAGCGGGTGTGTCCCTCGGGCTGGCTTCGGGAGTTCCCGGAGAAGATCTCACAGGACTGCCG ATACGAGGTCCAGCTGGGGGACTCTTTGTTGTCTGTGAGCGGCTGCAGCGTGGAGTGCTCGAAGGACGTGGTGCAGAAGGCCTGCTGCCCTGGCTACTGGGGGTCCCAGTGCTATG AGTGCCCTGGGGGTGCTGAGACCCCATGTAACAGCCACGGGACCTGCCTGGATGGCATAGACAGGAACGGGACCTGCGTGTGCCAG GAAAACTTCAGTGGCTCAGCCTGCCAGGAGTGTAGAGACCCCAACCGCTTCGGCCCTGACTGCCAGTCAG TCTGCAGCTGTGTGCATGGCGTGTGCCGCCATGGGCCACTCGGGGATGGAAGCTGCCTGTGCTTTGCTGGATTCACTGGACCCCACTGTGACCAAG AGCTCCCGGTCTGCCAGGCCCTGAACTGTCCTCAGAACTCCCAGTGCTCTGCAGAGACCCCTACCTGCAGCTGCCTGCCTGGCCACACCCAGCAGGGCGGCGAATGCCTAG CCCCTGACCCCTGCCAGCCGTCACCCTGCTCCCCAGTTGCCCAGTGCTCCGTGAGCCCCAGGGGGCAGGCACAGTGTCGCTGCCCTGAAAACTACCATGGGGACGGAACGGTGTGTCTGCCCCAGGACCCATGCACCACCAACAACGGCGGCTGCCCCAGCAACTCCACCTTATGTCTGTACAAGAGGCCAGGCCAG GCTTCCTGCTCATGTAAGCCAGGCCTGGTCAGCACCAACCGCAATGCCTCCGCGGGCTGCTTTGCCTACTGCTTCCCCTACTCCTGTGACCGGTCAGCCACCTGCCAGGTGACCCCTGATGGAAAGACCAG CTGTGTGTGCAAGGACGGCGAGGTGGGAGATGGGCGTGCCTGCTACGGACACCTACTCCACGAGGTGCAGAAGGCCAGCCAGACGAGCATGACGTTACTGCGGCTGAGAGTCGCCTTTGCCATGCTGG accagggctgccGGGAGATCCTCAGCACATCGGGCCCATTCACCGTGCTGGCACCGTCCATATCCTCTAGGACCATGAAC GCATCCCTTGCCCAGCAGCTCTGCAGACAGCACATCATCGCAGGGCAGCACATGCTGGAGGAGTCAGGAACCCAGCCTACACGCAGGTGGTGGACACTGGCTGGACAGGAGATCACGGTCACTTTCGGCCGCTTCAGG CAGAAATACACCTACAAGTACAAAGACCAGCCCCAGCAGACATTCACCATCCACAAGGCCAACTACCCAGCAGCCAATGGCATCTTCCACGTGGTCACTGCCCTGCGGTGGCAGCCCCCACCAGAGCTCCCGGAGGACCCCAAG AGGACAATCGGCCAGATCCTTGCCTCCACTGAGGCCTTCACCCGGTTTGAAACCATCCTGGAG AACTGTGGGCTGCCCTCCTTCCTGGATGGCCCTGGGCCCTTCACAGTCTTTGCCCCCAGCAATGAGGCAGTGGATGGCTTGCGGGACGGCCGCCTGGTCTACCTCTTCACAGCG GGTCTCTCCAAACTGCAGGAGCTGGTGAGGTACCATGTCTATAGCCACGGCCAG CTGACTGTTGAGAAGCTCATCTCCAAGGGCCGGGTCCTCACCATGGCAAATCAGGTCCTGGCTGTGAATATCTcggaggag GGGCGCATCCTGCTGGGACCTGAGGGGGTACCCCTACGGAGAGTGGACGTGCTGGCTGCCAACGGCGTCATCCACATGCTGGAAGGCATCCTGCTGCCCCCGACCATCCTGCCCATCCTGCCCAAGCTTTGCAACGAAGAGCAGCACAAGGTCGTGGCG GGCTCCTGTGTGGACTGCCAAGCCCTGAACACCAGCATGTGCCCCCCCAACAGCGTGAAGCTG GACATCTCCCCTGAGGAGTGTGTCTACATCCATGACCCTACTGGGCTGAACGTCCTGAAGAAGGGCTGCGCCCACTACTGCAATCAGACCATCCTG AAACCTGGCTGCTGCAAAGGGTTTTTTGGGCCTGACTGTGTGCAGTGTCCTGGGGGCTTCTCCAACCCCTGCTATGGCAAAGGCAAC tgCAGTGATGGGGTCCAGGGCAGTGGGGCCTGCCTCTGCTTCCCAGACTACAAGGGCATCGCCTGCCACATCTGCTCCAACCCAAACAAGCATGGAGACCAGTGCCGGCAAG ACTGCGGCTGTGTCCACGGTCTATGTGACAACCGTCCGGGCAGTGGGGGGGTGTGCCAGCGTGGCACATGTGCCCCGGGCTTCAGTGGCCGCTTCTGCAACGAGTCCACAGGGATCTGTGGGCCCACAGAACAGGCCCAGCAGTGCCACCCGCATGCCCGCTGCGTTAACCAGGGGGATGTTGCCAG gTGTCTCTGTCTCGATGGCTTTGAGGGTGACGGCTTCTCCTGCACACCCAGCAACCCCTGCTCTCGCCCAGACCGTGGCGGATGCTCGGAGAAT GCTGAGTGTGTCCCTGGGGCCCCAGGCACCCACCACTGCACGTGCCACAAGGGCTGGAGTGGGGACGGTCGTGTCTGCGTGGCCATCGACGAGTGTGAGCTGGATGTACGAGGTGGCTGCCATGCTGACGCCCTCTGCAGCTATGTGGGACCCGGGCAG AGCCAGTGCACCTGCAAGCTGGGATTCGCGGGGGACGGCTACGTGTGCAGTCCCATTGACCCCTGCCGGGCAGGCAACGGTGGCTGCCATGATCTG GCCACCTGCCGGGCAGTGGGAGGAGGTCAGCGGGTCTGCACATGCCCCCCTGGCTACGGGGGTGATGGCTTCAGCTGCTACGGAGACATCTTCCAG gAGCTGGAGGCAAATGCCCACTTCTCCATCTTCTACCAGTGGATCAAG GGGGCCGGCATCACTCTTCCTGCTGACAGCCGAGTCACAGCCCTGGTGCCCTCGGAGTCTGCCATCCGTAGGCTGAGCCCTGAGGACCAGGCCTTCTGGCTGCAGCCGAGGATGCTACCGCAACTGGTCAG GGCCCATTTTCTCCAGGGCGCCCTGTCTGAGGAGGAGCTGGCCCGGCTGGACGGGCAGAGTATAGCCACCCTGAGCCCCACCGCACGCTGGGAGATTCACAACATCAGTGGG AGGGTCTGGGTGCAGAATGCCAGCGTGGACGTGGCTGACCTCCTTGCCACCAATGGTGTCCTACATGTCGTCAGTCAG gtcttaCTGCCTCCGAGAGGGGATGTGCTGGGGGGGCAGGGGTTGCTGCAGCAGCTGGACTCAGTGCCTGCCTTCCGCCTCTTCCGGGAGCTGCTGCAG CGCCACAGGCTAGTACCCCAGATTGAGGCTGCCACCGCCTACACCATCTTCGTGCCAACCAACCACTCTCTGGAGGCCCAGGCCAACAGCAGCGGCCTG gACTTGGATATAGTGCGACACCATGTGATCCTGGGGGAGGCGCTTTCCACAGAGGCCCTGCGCAGGGGCGGACACCGCAACTCCCTCCTGGGCCCCACGCACTGGCTTGTCTTCTACAACCATAGCGGCCAG CCCGAGGTGAACCATGTGCCACTGGAAGGCCCTGTGCTGGAGGCCCCTGGCCGCTCACTGTTTGGCCTGTCCGGGGTCCTGACGGTGGGCTCAAGCCGCTGCCTGCACAGCCACGCAGAGGCCCTGCGG GAGAAATGTGTAAATTGCACCCGGAAATTCCGCTGCACTCAAGGCTACCAGCTGGAG GACACCCCCAAGAAGAGCTGTGTCTACCGGTCTGGCTACTCCTTCTCCCGGGGCTGTTCTTACACGTGTGCCAAGAAGATCCAG GTGCCTGACTGCTGCCCTGGCTTCTTCGGCACACTGTGTGAGCCGTGCCCGGGGGGTCTGGGTGGTGTGTGCTCGGGCCACGGGCAGTGTCAGGACAGGCTCCTGGGCAGTGGGGAGTGCCGCTGCCACGAGGGCTTCCACGGAACGGCCTGTGAGATGTGTGAGCTGGGCCGCTACGGGCCCAACTGCACTGGAG TGTGTGACTGTGCCCACGGGCTGTGCCAGGAGGGGCTCCGAGGGGACGGAAGCTGTGTCTGTAACGTGGGTTGGCAGGGCCTCCGCTGTGACCAGA AAATCACTGGCCCTCAGTGCCCACAGAAGTGTGACCCCAATGCCAA CTGCGTCCAGGACTTGGCTGCAGCCCCTGCCTGTGTCTGTGCCGCGGGGTACTCGGGCGACGGCATCTACTGTGCAG TGGTGGACCCTTGTGCCCATGACCATGGGGGCTGCTCCCCCCACGCCAACTGCACCAATGTGGCACCTGGTCAGCGGACATGCACCTGCCTGGATGGCTACACGGGTGATGGGGAGCTGTGCCAGG AAGTTAACGGCTGTCTCATCCACCACGGGGGCTGCCACATGCACGCCGAATGTATCCCCACCGGCCCCCAGCAG GTCTCCTGCAGCTGCCGCGAGGGTTACAGTGGGGACGGCATCCGGACTTGTGTGCTCCTGGACCCCTGCTCCCAG AACAATGGAGGCTGCAGCCCCTATGCTGTGTGCAAAAGCACAGGGGATGGCCAGAGGATGTGTACCTGCGATGCAGTCCACACTGTGGGTGATGGCTTCACCTGCCGTGCCCGAGTCGGCCTG GAGCTCCTTCGGGACAAGCATGCCTCATTCTTCAGCCTCCATCTCCTG GAATACAAGGAGCTCAAGGGGGATGGGCCTTTCACAATCTTTGTGCCGCATGCAGATCTAATGACCAACGTGTCGCAG GATGAGCTGGCCCGGATTCGTGCCAATCGCCAGCTTGTGTTCCGCTATCACGTGGCTGGTTGCCGGCAGCTGCGAAGCCAGGAGCTGCTAGAGGAGGGCTATGCCACCACACTCTCCGGGCACCCGCTGCGCTTCAGTGAGAGGGAG ggcaaCATATACATCAATGACTTCGCGCGCCTGGTGAGCAGCGACCACGAGGCTGTGAACGGTGTCTTGCATTTCATCGACCGTGTCCTGCTGCCACCTGAAGCGCTGCACTGGGAGCCTGACGCTGCCCCGATTCCGCAG AGAAACTTCACTGCCGCTGCGGAGAGCTTCGGTTACAAGATCTTCAGTGGCCTTGTGACG ATGGCTGGCCTGCTGCCCCTGCTTCGAGATTCATTCCATAGGCCCTTCACAATGCTGTGGCCCACAGACTCCGCCCTGCAAGCCTTGCCTCCCGATCGCCAGGTCTGGCTATACCATAAAGACCACCGTGACAAGCTGGCGGCTATTGTGCGGGGCCACGTGATCCGCAACGTTGAG GCCTTGGCATCTGACCTGCCCAACCTGGGCCCACTGCGCACCATGCATGGGACCCCCATCTCCTTCTCCTGCAGCCGTGCCCGGCCG GGTGAGCTCACGGTGGGAGAGGAGGACGCCCGGATTGTGCAGCGACACCTGCCCTTTGAGGGGGGCCTGGCTTACGGCATCGACCAGCTGCTGGAGCCACCTGGCCTTGGTGCCCGGTGTGACCGCTTTGAGACTCGGCCTCTGTGGCTG AAGGTTTGCAGCGTTTGTGGGCTGGAACCACCCTGTCCTGAGGGCTCACAGGAGCAG GGCAGCCCTGAGGGCTGCTGGCGCTACTTCTCAAAGTTCTGGACGTCTCCTCCGCTGCACTCCCTGGCACTGCGCAGTGTTTGGGCCCGGCCCAGCCACTGGGGTCAGCCCCAAGGCCTGGGCAGGGGCTGCTACCGCAACTGTGTCACCACCACCTGGAAGCCCAGCTGCTGCCCTGGTCACTATGGCAGTGAGTGCCGAG CTTGCCCTGGGGGTGCCAGCAGCCCCTGTAATGGCCATGGCACGTGCATGGACGGCATGAGCGGCAGCGGGAACTGTAGGTGCCATTCGAGGTTTGCCGGGATGGCATGTGAACTCTGTGCCCCAGGTGCCTTTGGGCCCCTTTGCCAAG cctgcaaCTGTACCTCCCATGGCCACTGCGATGAGGGCCTGGGGGGCTCTGGCTCCTGCTTCTGTGATGAGGGCTGGACTGGGCCACACTGTGAGGTGCAGCTGG AGCTGCAGCCTGTGTGTGCTCCACCTTGCGCATCCCAGGCCGTGTGCCGCGCTGGCCACAGCTGTGAGTGCAGCCTGGGCTACGAAGGGGATGGCCGCACGTGCACAG TGGTAGACCTGTGCCAGCATGGGCGTGGCGGGTGCAGCGAGCATGCCAACTGCAGCCAGGTAGGCACAGTGGTCACCTGCACCTGCCTGCCCGACTACGAGGGTGATGGCTGGAGCTGCCGGGCCCGCAACCCCTGTGAGGATGGCCACCGCGGGGGCTGCAGCGAGCACGCTGACTGCCTGAGCACTGGACCG AACACACGGCGCTGTGCGTGCCACGCCGGCTACGTGGGTGATGGACTGCAGTGTCTGGAGGAGCCTGAGCCGCCCGTGGACCGCTGCCTGGACCAGCCACCACCCTGTCACGTGGACGCTGTGTGCACTGACCTGCACTTCCAGG AAAAACGAGCTGGTGTCTTCCACCTCCAGGCCCCCAGTGGCTCCTACAGCCTGAATTTCTCACAGGCCGAGGCAGCCTGTGGGGCCCAAGGAGCTGTGCTTGCTTCTCTCCCTCAGCTCTCCGCTGCCCAGCAG CTGGGCTTCCACCTCTGCCTTGTGGGCTGGCTGGCCAATGGCTCGGCTGCCCATCCCGTCGTTTTCCCGGCAGCAGACTGTGGCGATGGTCAGGTGGGCGTGGTCAGTCTGGGTGCCCGGGAGAACCTGTCGGAGTGCTGGGACGCCTACTGCTACCGCATGCAAG ACGTGGCCTGCCGATGCCGCGATGGCTTCGTGGGTGATGGGGCCAGCGTGTGCAATGGGAAGCTGCTTGATGTACTGGCCACCACTGCCAACTTCTCCACCTTCTACGGG ATGCTACTGGGTTATGCCAATGCCACCCCGAGGGGTCTCGACTTCCTGGACTTCCTGGACGACGAGCTCACCTACAAGACACTCTTCGTCCCTGTCAACGAAGGCTTTATGGACAACCTG ACACTGAGCGGCCCAGACCTGGAGCTACACGCCTCCAATACCACCTTCCTGAGCACCAACGCCAGCCAGGGTACCTTGCTTCCCGCCCACTCAGGCCTCAGCCTCATCATCAGTGACATGGGCCCTGACAACAGTTCTCAGGCCCCTGTG GTCCCAGGAGCAGTTGTGGTTAGCCACGTCATTGTGTGGGACATCGTGGCCTTCAACGGCATCATCCACACTCTGGCCAGCCCCCTCCTGGCACCCCCACAGCCT CGGGCAGTGTTGGCCCCGGAGGCCCCACCTGTGGCAGCAGGCGCAGGGGCTGTGGTAGCTGCTGGAGCGCTCCTTGGCCTTGCGGCCGGAGCCCTCTACCTTCGTGCCCGAAGCAGGTCCGCAGGCTTTGGCTTCTCTGCCTTCCAG GCGGAAGATGATGCTGCTGATGACTTCTCCCCATGGCAGGAAGGGACGAGCCCAACCCTGGTCTCTGTCCCCAACCCGGTCTTTGGTAGCCATGATGCCTTTTGTGAGCCCTTTGAT TCCTCCCCTCAGGACGCGCTCCTGGAGGACGACTTCCCTGACACCCAGAGGATCCTCGAGGTCAAGTGA